One window of the Arthrobacter sp. D5-1 genome contains the following:
- a CDS encoding caspase family protein, producing the protein MSKAALCVGINKFKFLPQASWLNGCVNDAEDLAAMLEKNYGFEGSNITVLRDAKAVKKSVMAALNALVDAAVAGTVTHIVFTFSSHGTQVPDTSGDESDRLDEAFACYDINNSGDRWDPGTVITDDELASLFARLPKGVLMDVVLDTCHSGTGLKSLDLLPGRRPRFLPAPSPRAAIANESKDTRSLRDMVKAAKLSAPVLMAACRSDQTAADAFIEGRYNGAFTYNFVKALMGDGTVARADILKQVSKGLKSGGFDQIAQLEGSTAARRAAWGA; encoded by the coding sequence ATGAGCAAGGCAGCACTTTGTGTAGGGATCAACAAGTTCAAATTTCTGCCCCAGGCCAGCTGGCTCAACGGCTGCGTCAACGATGCCGAAGACCTCGCAGCGATGCTCGAAAAAAACTATGGCTTCGAAGGTTCCAACATCACTGTCCTGCGGGACGCCAAAGCGGTGAAAAAGTCAGTCATGGCTGCTCTCAATGCCTTGGTGGACGCTGCCGTGGCGGGTACCGTGACCCACATTGTGTTCACCTTTTCAAGCCATGGAACCCAAGTGCCGGACACCAGCGGCGATGAAAGCGACCGCTTGGATGAGGCCTTTGCGTGCTACGACATCAACAACTCCGGTGATCGCTGGGATCCCGGCACGGTGATCACCGACGACGAACTCGCATCCTTGTTTGCCCGGCTGCCGAAGGGAGTCCTGATGGATGTTGTGCTTGATACCTGCCACAGCGGAACGGGCCTGAAGTCATTGGACCTCCTCCCCGGACGCCGTCCCCGTTTCCTGCCGGCGCCCAGCCCCCGGGCAGCCATCGCCAATGAATCCAAGGACACCCGCAGCTTGCGGGACATGGTCAAGGCGGCCAAGCTCTCCGCACCGGTTCTGATGGCAGCCTGCCGCTCAGACCAGACTGCAGCCGACGCCTTCATAGAGGGCCGGTACAACGGCGCCTTTACCTACAACTTTGTGAAGGCCCTCATGGGTGACGGTACCGTGGCGCGGGCCGACATCCTGAAGCAGGTCAGCAAGGGCCTCAAGTCCGGCGGCTTCGATCAGATCGCCCAACTGGAAGGCTCGACGGCGGCACGCAGGGCCGCGTGGGGCGCCTGA
- the mnmA gene encoding tRNA 2-thiouridine(34) synthase MnmA: protein MSGGVDSAVAAARAVEAGHDVVGVHLALSRMPGTLRTGSRGCCTIEDSRDAWRACDVLGIPYYVWDFSERFKEDVVQDFIDEYAAGRTPNPCMRCNERIKFAALLEKAIALGFDAVCTGHYAKVIEDADGNRELHRAADWAKDQSYVLGVLTHEQLKHSMFPLADTPSKAEVRAEAERRGLSVANKPDSHDICFISDGDTRGWLAEKIDMTTGDIVDETGVKVGEHPGANAFTVGQRRGLKLGTPAADGKPRFVLEIRPKENKVVVGPEALLAIDEIRGIKVSWAGLPIAEVATGAEFDCHAQVRAHGDPVPAKAHVETVVDDSGVQRAELVVTLTDPLRGVAPGQTVVLYQGSRVLGQATIDAARSLQRVAL from the coding sequence ATGAGCGGCGGAGTTGACTCTGCCGTGGCCGCCGCCCGCGCCGTCGAGGCAGGACACGACGTCGTCGGAGTCCACCTCGCGTTGTCGCGCATGCCCGGCACCCTGCGCACCGGAAGCCGGGGATGCTGCACCATCGAGGACTCCCGTGACGCCTGGCGTGCCTGCGACGTCCTGGGGATCCCTTACTACGTGTGGGATTTCTCGGAGCGCTTCAAGGAAGACGTCGTCCAGGACTTCATTGACGAATATGCTGCAGGGCGGACGCCAAACCCGTGCATGCGCTGCAACGAACGCATCAAGTTTGCTGCCCTGCTGGAGAAGGCCATTGCGCTGGGCTTCGACGCCGTATGCACCGGGCACTACGCCAAGGTGATCGAAGACGCCGACGGCAACCGGGAACTCCACCGCGCGGCGGATTGGGCCAAGGACCAGAGCTACGTCCTGGGTGTCCTGACCCATGAGCAGCTTAAGCACTCCATGTTCCCGCTGGCGGACACGCCGTCCAAGGCAGAAGTGCGCGCGGAAGCTGAGCGGCGGGGCCTGTCCGTGGCCAACAAGCCGGACAGCCACGACATCTGCTTCATCTCCGACGGCGACACCCGTGGCTGGCTGGCCGAAAAGATTGACATGACCACCGGCGACATCGTTGACGAGACCGGGGTCAAAGTAGGCGAACATCCCGGTGCCAACGCCTTCACAGTGGGACAGCGCCGCGGATTGAAGCTGGGAACTCCGGCCGCTGATGGCAAGCCCCGGTTTGTCCTGGAGATCCGTCCCAAGGAAAACAAAGTGGTGGTGGGACCCGAAGCTTTGCTTGCCATCGACGAGATCCGTGGAATCAAGGTTTCGTGGGCAGGCTTGCCCATCGCCGAAGTTGCGACGGGTGCGGAGTTCGACTGCCATGCCCAGGTACGGGCGCACGGGGATCCCGTTCCGGCGAAAGCACACGTGGAAACCGTTGTCGACGATTCAGGGGTTCAGCGGGCCGAACTCGTTGTCACCTTGACCGATCCGCTCCGTGGTGTGGCTCCTGGGCAAACAGTTGTCCTTTACCAGGGCAGCCGGGTTTTGGGGCAGGCAACCATCGATGCCGCCCGTTCCCTTCAGCGCGTGGCCCTCTAG
- a CDS encoding cysteine desulfurase family protein, with translation MPVYLDHAATTPLSAEALAVMTRELARTGNPSSLHGAGRRARRAVEDAREMLAAAAGAHPSEVIFTSGGTEADNLAVKGLFWARRDEDPRRTRVLCSAVEHHAVLDTVEWLERHEGADVVWLPVDESGTVRLEVLQREIERDPGSIALVTVMWANNEVGTIQPVAEIVDLAKPHGIPVHSDAVQAFGSVPVDFRASGLAAMSVSGHKLGGPVGVGALFLGRAVKLTPVQHGGGQERDVRSGTLDTPAIAAFAAAAEAVTGNLAEERERLSALRDRLIDGVGAAVPDAVLRGAAGERRLPGNAHFTFPGCEGDSLLFLLDLAGVESSTGSACTAGVPRPSHVLLAMGLDEDTARGAQRFTLGHSSTEADVDALLKALPEACSRARQAGMAGHESSIQTAATVARQGSPTSL, from the coding sequence GTGCCTGTATACCTCGATCACGCTGCCACCACGCCCCTGTCGGCAGAAGCGCTCGCCGTCATGACGCGGGAGTTGGCGCGAACCGGCAATCCGTCCTCGCTGCACGGAGCGGGTCGACGCGCCCGGCGCGCCGTCGAGGATGCCCGTGAAATGTTGGCCGCAGCAGCTGGCGCCCATCCTTCGGAGGTCATTTTCACCTCGGGAGGAACCGAAGCAGACAACTTGGCCGTCAAGGGCTTGTTCTGGGCCCGCCGGGACGAGGACCCCCGCCGGACGCGGGTCTTGTGCTCCGCCGTCGAACATCATGCGGTCCTTGACACTGTGGAGTGGCTCGAGCGGCATGAAGGTGCGGACGTTGTGTGGCTACCTGTCGATGAGTCCGGCACCGTGCGGCTCGAGGTCCTTCAACGGGAGATCGAGCGGGATCCCGGATCCATTGCGCTCGTCACTGTCATGTGGGCCAACAATGAAGTGGGCACCATCCAACCAGTCGCGGAGATCGTTGACCTCGCAAAGCCCCATGGAATCCCGGTCCACTCCGACGCTGTGCAGGCCTTCGGTTCGGTCCCCGTGGATTTCCGGGCAAGCGGCCTAGCCGCGATGTCGGTGTCGGGGCACAAGCTGGGCGGCCCAGTGGGCGTTGGCGCGCTCTTCCTGGGGAGGGCTGTGAAATTGACACCGGTACAGCACGGTGGCGGCCAGGAACGTGATGTCCGCTCGGGAACCCTGGACACCCCGGCCATTGCTGCCTTCGCCGCCGCGGCTGAAGCAGTCACTGGGAATCTCGCGGAAGAGCGGGAACGGCTCAGCGCGTTGCGCGACCGTCTGATCGATGGCGTCGGCGCTGCCGTGCCCGACGCAGTGCTGCGGGGTGCCGCGGGAGAGCGGCGGCTGCCGGGCAATGCCCATTTCACGTTCCCGGGGTGTGAAGGCGATTCGCTCCTCTTCCTCCTGGACCTGGCAGGCGTTGAATCGTCTACTGGCTCTGCCTGCACGGCAGGAGTCCCGCGCCCGTCGCACGTGCTGTTGGCCATGGGCCTCGACGAGGATACTGCCCGCGGCGCCCAGCGCTTCACTCTGGGCCACAGCTCTACGGAAGCGGATGTGGATGCGCTGCTGAAGGCTCTTCCCGAGGCATGCTCACGGGCGCGGCAGGCAGGAATGGCAGGCCACGAGTCCAGCATCCAGACGGCTGCAACAGTGGCGCGGCAGGGATCGCCAACGTCCTTGTAA
- a CDS encoding diacylglycerol kinase family protein: MTPPAAINPSSKAGTIAVAINPAASFGRTRNAGDHAAAQFRAAGRDVVVLEADSYDALQRLVARTLSGPAVDALVVVGGDGMVHLGVNALTGGDVALGIVPSGTGNDVARLLGLPLHDTPAACRRILAAMVSGGRTIDAGRVAADGRTVYFAGVLSAGFDAAVNERANSWRWPRGKSRYNLAMLMELGSFRRIDYTVTADDVTWRQPALLISVANGQYRRRHADHPRGFAR, from the coding sequence GTGACCCCACCGGCAGCCATAAACCCCTCCAGCAAAGCGGGGACGATCGCCGTGGCGATAAATCCTGCGGCGTCCTTTGGCCGGACCCGCAATGCCGGGGACCACGCTGCAGCGCAGTTCCGCGCCGCCGGACGGGACGTCGTCGTGCTCGAAGCGGATAGTTACGACGCCCTGCAGCGGCTTGTAGCCCGAACCCTTTCCGGCCCTGCAGTAGACGCCCTGGTGGTGGTGGGAGGCGACGGCATGGTCCATCTGGGGGTCAACGCGCTTACCGGAGGGGACGTTGCCCTGGGTATTGTTCCCAGCGGGACAGGTAACGATGTTGCCCGGCTCCTGGGTTTGCCGCTGCATGACACACCCGCTGCCTGCCGCCGGATCCTGGCCGCAATGGTTTCAGGCGGGCGGACCATCGATGCCGGACGGGTCGCTGCGGATGGCCGGACCGTCTATTTTGCCGGGGTTCTCTCGGCCGGGTTCGATGCCGCAGTCAACGAACGGGCCAACTCGTGGCGGTGGCCGCGCGGAAAGAGCCGCTACAACCTGGCGATGCTCATGGAGCTGGGTTCGTTCCGACGGATCGACTATACGGTGACTGCCGATGACGTGACCTGGCGCCAGCCGGCGTTGCTGATTTCGGTGGCTAACGGGCAGTATCGGCGGCGGCATGCGGATCACCCCCGAGGCTTCGCCCGATGA
- a CDS encoding J domain-containing protein: MAEGSSSHYQVLRVSVTATDKEIKVAYRKAARKAHPDHGGEAEMFRRVTLAYETLIDPQRRAEYDRRYASGSPGRGQPQPGDYTGATAPGPFATGSVRRPQAQRNTAGDPPVYVPAFDDPHEVPLISAADAAQQVHGLPRKRGIFGAEARIQREMRTVQLISRQVLPAIPAARLINGLRSPSDNNHIDHAVLSGYRLALVGSMLLPKGAYAWDGHSLRHGGRSVAPPQLAHIVRHMQDIFPELNVTGWVVLHSPDGNLHEPVIDQYGKGQSSNSAVEVVNAAGLVRGLKQFLSSGPAPNTVVVPVLARLLRGMH, encoded by the coding sequence TTGGCCGAGGGCAGCAGTTCGCACTATCAGGTTCTCCGTGTGTCCGTCACAGCTACGGACAAGGAGATCAAGGTCGCCTACCGCAAGGCTGCCCGAAAGGCGCACCCCGACCATGGCGGAGAAGCAGAGATGTTCCGGCGCGTGACTCTCGCCTACGAAACCCTGATCGACCCGCAGCGAAGGGCTGAGTACGATCGCAGGTACGCCAGCGGCTCCCCGGGCCGCGGTCAGCCGCAGCCCGGGGACTACACGGGCGCCACGGCGCCGGGGCCTTTCGCCACAGGCAGCGTCAGGCGACCCCAGGCCCAGCGCAACACCGCCGGTGATCCCCCTGTCTACGTCCCGGCCTTCGACGATCCCCATGAAGTGCCGCTCATTTCTGCTGCGGACGCAGCACAGCAGGTCCATGGGTTACCGCGCAAGCGCGGCATCTTTGGTGCCGAAGCGCGGATTCAACGGGAAATGCGTACCGTCCAGCTCATCAGCAGGCAGGTCCTGCCTGCCATTCCTGCGGCCCGGCTCATCAATGGTCTTCGCTCGCCGTCGGACAACAACCACATCGACCACGCTGTCCTGTCCGGATACCGGCTGGCCCTGGTGGGTTCCATGCTCCTTCCCAAGGGTGCCTACGCTTGGGATGGCCACTCACTGCGGCACGGTGGCCGATCCGTCGCTCCCCCACAGCTTGCCCATATTGTCCGGCATATGCAGGACATCTTCCCCGAACTCAACGTCACAGGATGGGTTGTCCTGCACAGTCCCGATGGCAACCTGCACGAACCGGTGATCGACCAGTATGGCAAGGGCCAGTCCAGCAACAGTGCCGTGGAAGTAGTCAACGCGGCAGGGCTGGTCAGGGGCCTGAAGCAGTTCCTGAGCTCGGGGCCGGCGCCCAACACCGTGGTGGTTCCGGTTCTGGCGCGGCTGCTGCGCGGGATGCACTAG
- a CDS encoding tRNA (cytidine(34)-2'-O)-methyltransferase, whose product MFRILFHTPEIPGNTGNAIRLAAITGAELHLVEPLGFDFSDAKLRRAGLDYHDLAVVTVHKDIDAAWEALHPERVFAYTSDGETSYTDISYREGDVLMFGPESVGLPDWLKQDPHVTARVRLPMKPSLRSLNLANAASIAVFEAWRQNGFAGAKV is encoded by the coding sequence GTGTTCCGCATCCTCTTCCACACCCCTGAAATCCCGGGCAACACGGGCAACGCCATCCGCCTGGCCGCCATCACGGGAGCCGAGCTCCATTTGGTGGAGCCCCTCGGCTTCGACTTTTCCGATGCCAAGCTTCGTCGCGCCGGCCTGGATTACCACGACCTTGCGGTGGTCACCGTCCATAAGGACATCGACGCCGCGTGGGAGGCACTGCACCCCGAACGCGTCTTCGCGTACACGTCCGACGGCGAAACGTCCTATACGGATATCAGCTACCGTGAGGGCGACGTCCTGATGTTCGGGCCGGAGTCGGTTGGCCTGCCGGACTGGCTGAAACAGGACCCGCACGTCACGGCTCGAGTCCGCCTGCCCATGAAGCCCTCACTCCGTTCGCTCAACTTGGCCAACGCTGCCTCCATCGCTGTGTTCGAGGCCTGGCGCCAGAACGGGTTCGCAGGCGCCAAGGTGTAG
- the sigK gene encoding ECF RNA polymerase sigma factor SigK — protein MDIPNNPGPPVFEDTGTATDLNTQLTALLELVAAGDQPAFAEFYRLTSRRVFGMAKRVLIDPDLSEDATQEVFLQVWQGASKFDRAAGTPLAWLMTIAHRRAIDRVRAVQAATDREARYGAASQDPDRDLVAEEADTNLEAEAVSRCLGTLTDTQRESVRLAYYGGLTYREVAEHLGAAVPTIKSRIRDGLLRLKTCLGVA, from the coding sequence ATGGACATCCCCAACAACCCCGGCCCCCCGGTCTTCGAGGACACAGGCACTGCAACTGACTTGAATACGCAGTTGACTGCCTTGCTCGAACTCGTGGCTGCCGGTGATCAGCCGGCTTTTGCCGAGTTCTACCGCCTGACCTCACGGCGAGTGTTTGGCATGGCCAAGCGCGTCCTGATCGACCCGGACCTGAGCGAGGATGCCACCCAGGAAGTTTTCCTCCAGGTGTGGCAGGGCGCAAGCAAATTCGATCGCGCGGCCGGAACCCCGCTGGCATGGCTTATGACCATCGCCCATCGCCGCGCCATCGACCGCGTCCGTGCCGTACAGGCCGCCACAGACCGCGAGGCCAGATACGGCGCAGCGAGCCAGGACCCCGATCGGGACCTGGTGGCAGAGGAAGCCGACACCAACCTCGAAGCTGAAGCAGTCAGCCGATGCCTCGGCACATTGACAGACACCCAGCGCGAATCCGTCCGCCTTGCTTACTACGGCGGCCTGACGTACCGGGAAGTCGCCGAGCACCTGGGCGCCGCCGTCCCCACCATCAAGTCCCGCATCCGTGACGGTTTGCTGCGCCTCAAGACCTGCTTGGGGGTGGCTTGA
- a CDS encoding anti-sigma factor, whose protein sequence is MTENTSGGFIRRMFANDIATDLAEGRVLELAEIYALDAVSDDERAMIDDYVKDAPEGPEFLERVREARETLAVSFAPEEAPPARLFDNIMERITTDAAAQAPSEPVAPPALRPAVDDLAAARAKREERQRTGGARRWIIGAAAAAVIALGGIGVGAYVSVQNDPVNQVLQAQDVQQKSAPVPGGGTATISASSAKDSFVVLMDGVAPAPEGKVYQLWTLPKDGSAPVPQGTMDAQTLSKPAVVKGLSSASSVAITVEPTGGSSAPTTDPVLVVALSA, encoded by the coding sequence ATGACTGAGAACACCAGTGGAGGCTTTATCCGCAGAATGTTTGCCAATGACATCGCTACCGACCTCGCCGAGGGACGCGTCCTCGAGCTGGCTGAGATCTATGCCTTGGACGCCGTCAGTGACGATGAACGGGCCATGATCGATGACTACGTCAAGGATGCTCCCGAAGGTCCCGAATTCCTGGAGCGGGTCCGCGAAGCCCGCGAGACCCTCGCAGTCAGCTTTGCCCCGGAGGAAGCGCCACCAGCCAGGCTCTTCGATAACATCATGGAACGCATCACCACGGATGCTGCCGCCCAAGCGCCTTCTGAGCCAGTGGCGCCGCCTGCCCTGCGTCCCGCCGTCGACGACCTCGCGGCCGCCAGGGCCAAGCGCGAGGAACGCCAGCGCACCGGTGGCGCACGCAGATGGATCATCGGTGCGGCCGCAGCGGCCGTGATCGCGCTTGGAGGCATCGGTGTGGGCGCCTACGTCTCGGTGCAGAACGACCCCGTAAACCAGGTGCTGCAGGCACAGGATGTCCAGCAGAAGTCCGCGCCCGTTCCCGGCGGTGGTACGGCAACCATCTCCGCGTCCTCGGCCAAGGACTCCTTCGTGGTTCTGATGGATGGCGTTGCACCCGCCCCGGAGGGCAAGGTCTACCAGCTGTGGACCCTGCCCAAGGACGGCTCCGCCCCGGTGCCACAAGGCACCATGGACGCCCAAACACTCTCCAAGCCAGCCGTTGTCAAGGGGCTGTCCTCAGCTTCGTCCGTTGCCATCACCGTGGAACCCACGGGCGGATCAAGCGCCCCCACCACAGACCCTGTCCTGGTGGTCGCGTTGAGCGCCTGA
- a CDS encoding gluconate:H+ symporter, with product MKVLDTAMQVQEWSGHDTQLLVVAALGIALIVVLIAKLKLHPFLALVLGSAFVGLASGVELGKVITNFEDGVGSVLKEVGLLIALGAMLGKLLADSGGANRVVDTLLAKASGNKLVWMITLVAVIIGLPMFFEIGLVLLLPVIVLVTQRSKMKLMRIAIPALAGLSVLHGLVPPHPGPLIAISAVKAELGTTLGLGILVAIPTVIICGPLFSRLAARWVPVDAPAVAGGIDTQHAADLSEVKRQPSFLVTLLTIIFPVVLMLLKALGGIIWPNPETAPAIRIFFDFVGQPLVAMTLAVLLAIVTFGYAVGFTGSRITAKLGESLGPIAAILLIVGAGGGFKQTLIGAGVGDSVKKWAEGANMSVLVLGFIVAVALRLATGSATVATVTAAGIVAPLASSLSPTHAALLALAIGAGSLFLSHVNDAGFWLVKELFGLTVGQTFKTWSVMETLISVVGFGFVMLLSLVL from the coding sequence GTGAAGGTCCTGGATACCGCAATGCAAGTGCAGGAATGGAGCGGGCACGACACCCAACTCCTTGTGGTCGCTGCACTGGGCATTGCGCTGATCGTCGTACTGATCGCGAAATTGAAGCTCCACCCGTTCCTGGCGCTTGTCCTGGGATCTGCCTTCGTGGGCCTGGCCTCCGGAGTAGAACTGGGCAAGGTCATCACCAACTTCGAAGACGGGGTTGGCAGTGTCCTCAAGGAAGTCGGGCTGCTGATCGCGCTCGGAGCCATGCTCGGCAAGCTGCTGGCCGATTCCGGTGGCGCCAACCGTGTGGTGGACACCTTGTTGGCCAAAGCCAGCGGCAACAAGCTGGTCTGGATGATCACCCTGGTAGCCGTGATCATTGGCTTGCCCATGTTCTTCGAAATCGGACTCGTGCTGCTGCTTCCGGTGATCGTCCTGGTCACCCAGCGGTCCAAGATGAAGCTGATGCGCATCGCCATCCCTGCGCTGGCCGGCTTGTCCGTACTGCACGGACTGGTACCGCCGCACCCGGGGCCGCTGATTGCCATCAGCGCCGTTAAGGCCGAGCTGGGAACAACACTCGGTCTTGGCATCCTCGTGGCGATTCCCACCGTCATCATCTGTGGTCCGCTCTTCTCCCGACTCGCAGCGCGGTGGGTGCCTGTTGACGCGCCGGCCGTAGCCGGTGGCATCGACACCCAGCACGCGGCTGACCTGAGTGAGGTCAAGCGCCAGCCATCGTTCCTGGTAACGCTGCTGACCATCATCTTCCCGGTGGTGCTGATGCTGCTGAAGGCTTTGGGCGGCATCATCTGGCCGAACCCTGAGACGGCACCTGCCATTCGGATCTTCTTTGACTTTGTGGGCCAGCCTTTGGTGGCCATGACACTGGCCGTGCTGCTGGCCATAGTTACCTTCGGCTACGCCGTGGGCTTCACTGGCAGCAGGATCACGGCCAAGCTCGGCGAGAGCCTGGGTCCCATCGCGGCGATCCTCCTCATTGTCGGTGCCGGTGGCGGTTTCAAGCAGACCTTGATCGGCGCCGGCGTGGGGGACTCCGTCAAGAAATGGGCGGAGGGCGCCAATATGTCGGTCTTGGTCCTCGGCTTCATCGTTGCTGTGGCGCTCCGCCTCGCCACAGGGTCTGCGACGGTGGCCACTGTAACGGCCGCCGGCATCGTGGCACCCCTTGCCAGCAGCCTGAGCCCGACGCACGCGGCCTTGCTGGCCCTGGCCATCGGGGCAGGCTCGCTGTTCCTGTCCCACGTCAACGACGCCGGATTCTGGTTGGTCAAAGAACTGTTCGGGCTCACCGTTGGGCAGACGTTCAAGACCTGGTCCGTCATGGAGACACTGATTTCCGTGGTCGGCTTCGGCTTCGTGATGCTTCTGTCGCTCGTGTTATAG
- a CDS encoding PIG-L deacetylase family protein, whose amino-acid sequence MSPGVSSAKSPFDASLERVERVLCFTAHPDDIDFGAAGTIAAWTAAGVEVSYCIMTDGDAGGFDPVDRERIIELRAEEQKQAAALVGVSDIHYLHERDGYLEPTHGVIKQVVKLIREIRPDIVLTMHPERNWDRLQKSHPDHLAAGEAVTRAAYPAVENPFAYPELAEAGLGAYKLPWLWFISSPEARENHFVDVSSQVDAKLEAIRVHASQHPDIDGMERVVRDLMLANGERAGLPAGTSAEGFHVVSVNGSSTIAGF is encoded by the coding sequence TTGTCTCCTGGCGTTTCGTCAGCAAAGAGCCCGTTCGACGCCTCCTTGGAGCGCGTTGAGCGGGTGCTTTGTTTTACTGCCCATCCTGACGACATCGACTTCGGGGCCGCCGGCACCATTGCGGCATGGACGGCGGCCGGCGTCGAGGTCAGCTACTGCATCATGACTGACGGCGACGCCGGAGGATTTGATCCGGTGGACAGGGAACGGATCATCGAGCTCCGCGCGGAGGAGCAGAAGCAGGCAGCCGCCCTGGTGGGCGTCAGCGACATCCACTATCTGCACGAGCGTGATGGCTATCTTGAACCGACGCATGGCGTCATCAAGCAGGTGGTGAAACTGATCAGGGAAATCCGTCCGGACATCGTGCTGACCATGCACCCGGAACGTAACTGGGATCGGCTCCAGAAGAGCCATCCGGACCACCTCGCGGCCGGCGAGGCCGTCACCCGGGCTGCTTATCCTGCGGTGGAGAATCCCTTTGCCTACCCGGAACTGGCCGAGGCCGGCCTGGGCGCGTACAAGTTGCCGTGGTTGTGGTTTATTTCCAGTCCGGAGGCCCGGGAGAACCACTTTGTGGATGTCTCAAGCCAGGTCGATGCCAAGCTGGAAGCCATCCGCGTCCATGCCAGCCAGCATCCCGATATTGACGGCATGGAGCGTGTTGTCAGGGACTTGATGCTGGCCAATGGAGAACGTGCCGGGCTGCCTGCCGGGACCAGCGCTGAGGGCTTCCACGTGGTGTCAGTCAACGGATCGAGCACCATCGCCGGCTTCTGA
- a CDS encoding electron transfer flavoprotein subunit alpha/FixB family protein gives MANALVFIDNPGAALKKSSLELLTIARSLGETAVAFSGELHDDVAATLGAYGVATVYQPSADDLDNYLVGPKAAYLAAAVHASGATAVLLDNSPEGKEIAGRLGIKLNAGVITDVVGVEADGTAHKSVLAGSYNTTAKATTSVTVLSVKANNVEPAPAGAAGIPASVTVDVPADALANSARIAARSEKPVSGRPDLSEARIVVAGGRGVDGDFGPVEELADALGAAVGASRAATDAGWIAHDAQVGQTGVTVSPQLYISAGISGAIQQKAGMQTSKVIVAINKDAESPVFEIADYGIIGDLFKVLPQATAEIKKRKG, from the coding sequence ATGGCAAATGCACTTGTTTTCATTGATAACCCGGGAGCAGCTCTTAAGAAGAGCAGCCTGGAACTCCTGACCATCGCCCGTTCGCTGGGCGAGACCGCCGTCGCGTTCTCCGGTGAGCTGCACGACGACGTCGCCGCCACCTTGGGTGCCTATGGCGTCGCCACCGTTTACCAGCCGTCGGCGGACGACCTCGACAACTACCTGGTGGGCCCGAAGGCCGCTTACCTTGCCGCTGCAGTGCACGCTTCGGGAGCAACAGCAGTTCTCCTGGACAACTCGCCGGAGGGCAAGGAAATCGCGGGCAGGCTTGGTATCAAGCTCAACGCCGGCGTTATCACCGACGTTGTGGGCGTGGAGGCTGACGGCACCGCGCATAAGTCGGTTCTCGCAGGCTCTTACAACACCACGGCGAAGGCCACCACTTCGGTGACGGTTCTTTCGGTCAAGGCCAACAACGTTGAGCCTGCACCGGCCGGCGCAGCGGGAATTCCCGCATCTGTCACGGTTGATGTCCCGGCGGACGCCTTGGCGAACTCTGCACGCATCGCGGCGCGGTCCGAAAAACCGGTCAGTGGCCGTCCGGACCTCAGCGAAGCCCGGATCGTCGTGGCCGGCGGCCGCGGCGTTGACGGCGACTTCGGTCCGGTGGAAGAGCTTGCAGATGCATTGGGTGCTGCAGTGGGTGCATCCCGCGCTGCTACCGACGCCGGCTGGATCGCGCACGATGCCCAGGTGGGCCAGACCGGTGTCACGGTTTCGCCCCAGCTGTACATCTCGGCAGGCATCTCCGGAGCCATCCAGCAGAAGGCCGGCATGCAGACCTCCAAGGTCATTGTGGCCATCAACAAGGACGCAGAATCGCCGGTCTTCGAAATTGCCGACTACGGCATCATCGGCGACCTCTTCAAGGTTCTCCCGCAGGCCACAGCCGAGATCAAGAAGCGGAAAGGCTGA